In Methylobacterium aquaticum, the following are encoded in one genomic region:
- a CDS encoding alkylphosphonate utilization protein: protein MTGADDDYVYDEATGEWRPGSEMKAAATREVRDASGNVLNDGDSVTLIKDLKVKGANQTLKQGTVIRSIRLTDDPDEIDCRHDTIKGLVLRTEFVRKR from the coding sequence GTGACGGGTGCCGACGACGATTACGTGTACGACGAGGCGACGGGCGAATGGCGCCCAGGCAGCGAGATGAAAGCCGCCGCGACCCGGGAGGTCCGCGACGCCTCCGGCAACGTGCTGAACGACGGCGATTCCGTCACCCTGATCAAGGACCTGAAGGTCAAGGGCGCCAACCAGACCCTCAAGCAGGGCACGGTGATCCGCTCGATCCGGCTGACCGACGATCCCGACGAGATCGATTGCCGGCACGATACCATCAAGGGTCTGGTGTTGCGCACGGAGTTCGTGCGCAAGCGGTGA